The following proteins are encoded in a genomic region of Pelodictyon phaeoclathratiforme BU-1:
- the nrfD gene encoding NrfD/PsrC family molybdoenzyme membrane anchor subunit, which translates to MIDGIHELVSTKMNPNVLPHLHIWEWHIPLYLFLGGIAGGLLVITSVMIVMRRHFGIGPKDEGDGCPCTAVRIGAILSPLLLGIGMLFLFLDLTHKLYVWAFYTTIQPTSPMSAGSWILVAFFPLAVLQAMVVNRKYLNTLNIELLDKLIKWTDDHLLKVALLNAHIGVGIGIYTGILLSFFSARPLWSSSILGMLFLVSGISSASALLLLFAPKDEKHIYSRIDANAIWIELVIVGLFVLGGITGTANTHGAMMHLIVGDQLMAGMSYMYWFWGVFIAAGLLLPLLIEFLENAGFHLHLPPIAPVLVLIGGLVLRFLIVFAGQTYHTFM; encoded by the coding sequence ATGATTGATGGAATACATGAACTCGTTTCAACAAAAATGAATCCGAATGTCCTGCCGCACCTGCACATCTGGGAGTGGCACATTCCGCTCTACCTCTTTCTTGGAGGCATAGCCGGTGGTCTGCTGGTGATCACTTCAGTAATGATTGTCATGCGGCGTCACTTCGGCATCGGACCGAAAGACGAAGGTGATGGCTGCCCGTGTACTGCCGTCAGAATCGGTGCTATCCTCTCCCCGCTTCTCCTTGGCATCGGGATGCTTTTCCTGTTTCTTGATTTAACCCACAAGCTCTATGTATGGGCATTTTACACCACTATTCAGCCAACCTCACCAATGTCGGCTGGTAGCTGGATTCTCGTTGCCTTCTTTCCGCTGGCAGTGCTGCAAGCGATGGTTGTCAATCGTAAATACCTTAATACACTGAACATTGAGCTGCTCGACAAGTTGATCAAGTGGACAGATGACCACCTCCTCAAAGTTGCCCTGCTCAATGCCCACATCGGCGTCGGAATCGGTATCTATACCGGCATCCTGCTCTCCTTCTTCTCTGCACGGCCACTCTGGTCGAGTTCTATCCTCGGCATGCTCTTTCTGGTTTCAGGTATTTCGAGCGCATCAGCCCTCCTGTTGTTGTTCGCGCCAAAAGACGAGAAACACATTTACAGCCGAATAGACGCCAATGCCATCTGGATAGAGCTGGTCATCGTTGGTCTGTTCGTCCTTGGCGGCATCACCGGAACGGCAAACACACACGGCGCCATGATGCACCTTATCGTCGGCGACCAACTGATGGCAGGTATGTCTTATATGTACTGGTTCTGGGGAGTTTTCATTGCTGCAGGCCTGCTCCTTCCCCTCTTGATTGAATTTCTTGAAAATGCAGGATTCCACCTCCACCTTCCTCCGATTGCCCCTGT
- a CDS encoding 4Fe-4S dicluster domain-containing protein, which produces MSNKKNYGMIIDTRVCVGCSACVYACRAENAVPEGYCRDWVVQDTSGNFPLLSMENRSERCQHCDNAPCVTYCPTGASHYDENGTVQINRSRCTGCKACMAACPYDARYVHPDGFIDKCTLCKHRIEKGLKTACVSICPTGSLHLVDFDNMTPEEKAMLNGKEVYRQKEHAGTEPKLYWISARNKPGA; this is translated from the coding sequence GTGAGCAATAAAAAGAACTACGGCATGATTATCGACACCCGTGTCTGCGTCGGCTGTTCAGCATGCGTCTATGCCTGCAGGGCAGAAAACGCTGTTCCTGAAGGCTACTGCCGTGACTGGGTCGTACAGGATACCTCGGGAAACTTCCCTCTCCTCTCTATGGAGAACCGCTCGGAGCGCTGTCAGCACTGCGATAATGCTCCATGCGTCACCTACTGCCCGACCGGAGCGTCGCACTACGATGAAAACGGAACCGTACAGATCAACCGTTCGCGCTGTACCGGTTGTAAAGCCTGCATGGCAGCCTGTCCATACGATGCCCGCTACGTGCACCCCGATGGATTCATTGACAAGTGCACACTCTGCAAACACCGTATCGAAAAAGGGTTGAAGACCGCCTGTGTCTCCATCTGCCCGACAGGAAGCCTGCACCTGGTCGATTTCGACAATATGACCCCTGAAGAGAAAGCCATGCTCAACGGCAAAGAGGTCTACCGACAGAAGGAACATGCAGGTACCGAACCGAAACTCTACTGGATTTCCGCAAGAAACAAACCCGGAGCGTAA